The Acidobacteriota bacterium genome has a segment encoding these proteins:
- a CDS encoding phosphoribosylaminoimidazolesuccinocarboxamide synthase, whose protein sequence is MALATTLSDSTFTGLPLLHKGKVRDVYDAGDDMLLLVATDRLSAFDCVLPTPIKYKGAVLTALSSFWFERLKHIVPNHLITAELDEMPEDIRNHEVLRGRSMLVRRTKVFPVECVVRGYLEGSGWKDYLVDGTVCGRKLPPGLKHCDKLLSPIFTPATKAATGHDENITQVEFMQAVGHDTAAELKSISKQLYTEASEYALGRGIIIADTKFEFGEDKDGNILLIDEVLTPDSSRFWDAAKYESGHKQPSFDKQFVREYLETLDWNKQPPAPPLPFEVAEATSERYLKAYELLTGEKLKVD, encoded by the coding sequence ATGGCCTTAGCAACTACTCTTTCTGATTCTACTTTCACGGGGCTGCCGCTTCTGCATAAGGGCAAGGTCCGCGATGTTTACGACGCCGGCGACGACATGCTCCTGCTTGTTGCGACCGACCGCCTTTCGGCATTCGACTGCGTGCTGCCGACGCCGATCAAGTATAAGGGTGCGGTCCTGACCGCTCTTTCGTCCTTCTGGTTTGAGCGGCTCAAGCACATCGTCCCGAACCATCTGATCACCGCCGAGCTCGACGAAATGCCCGAGGACATCCGCAACCACGAGGTGCTCCGTGGCCGCTCGATGCTCGTCCGTCGGACGAAGGTCTTTCCGGTCGAGTGCGTCGTTCGCGGCTACCTTGAAGGCTCGGGCTGGAAGGACTACCTGGTCGATGGAACCGTCTGCGGCCGCAAGCTTCCACCCGGCCTTAAGCATTGTGACAAACTCCTCTCGCCGATCTTTACTCCGGCTACCAAGGCCGCGACCGGCCACGACGAGAACATCACGCAGGTCGAGTTCATGCAGGCCGTTGGGCACGACACCGCCGCCGAGTTGAAGTCGATCTCGAAACAGCTTTACACCGAAGCGAGCGAGTACGCCCTCGGCCGCGGCATCATCATCGCCGATACCAAGTTCGAATTTGGCGAAGACAAGGACGGAAACATACTCCTAATCGACGAAGTTCTGACACCGGATTCCTCCCGATTTTGGGATGCCGCCAAATATGAATCCGGCCACAAGCAGCCCTCGTTTGACAAACAGTTCGTTCGCGAATATCTTGAAACCCTCGATTGGAACAAACAGCCCCCCGCACCGCCGCTTCCCTTTGAAGTGGCCGAGGCTACGTCCGAACGATACCTGAAGGCATACGAACTCTTGACCGGCGAGAAGCTCAAGGTCGATTGA
- a CDS encoding Crp/Fnr family transcriptional regulator, with translation MHQMITPTANKPLASLPANELERLVPKLEKVDLAFGEKIFDRGETIEHVYFPISTVTTLLTVGPQEFALEIGLVGPEGILGLPVIAGGKVAPYRAVAQMKGTALRMASEQFEIECSNSETLQRMILRFSYVEMVQASLASACHRFHEIEKRLVRWILMTSDRIATSEILVTHDFLTNILGERPEAVDRAFASLENRDLIRYSRNRLIIPDRSALEAAACKCYKIIRDEEMNYMLVH, from the coding sequence ATGCATCAAATGATTACCCCGACCGCTAATAAACCACTTGCCTCCCTGCCCGCTAACGAACTCGAACGCTTGGTTCCAAAACTAGAAAAGGTCGATCTGGCTTTTGGCGAAAAGATCTTCGATCGCGGCGAAACGATCGAGCACGTTTATTTTCCGATCAGCACGGTCACCACGCTGCTGACGGTCGGGCCACAGGAGTTTGCGCTCGAGATAGGCCTGGTTGGCCCCGAAGGCATCCTCGGCCTGCCGGTGATCGCGGGCGGCAAGGTGGCCCCGTACCGCGCCGTCGCCCAGATGAAAGGCACCGCGTTGAGGATGGCCTCGGAGCAATTTGAAATTGAATGCTCGAACTCTGAGACCTTGCAGCGGATGATTCTGCGTTTTTCGTATGTCGAGATGGTGCAGGCCTCGCTGGCGTCCGCGTGCCACCGCTTTCATGAGATCGAGAAACGTCTCGTCAGGTGGATCTTGATGACAAGCGACCGGATCGCGACCAGCGAGATCTTGGTGACGCACGATTTCCTTACAAACATTCTCGGTGAGCGGCCAGAAGCGGTCGATAGAGCCTTCGCATCACTTGAGAACAGAGATCTGATCAGATACAGCCGGAACCGCCTCATCATCCCCGACCGCTCCGCCCTCGAAGCCGCCGCCTGCAAATGCTATAAGATCATCCGCGACGAAGAAATGAACTACATGCTCGTGCATTAA
- a CDS encoding MOSC domain-containing protein encodes MNEWFSEVLGRNCQLVLMPESTERHVSERFDRGDDLVSFADGYPLLLIGEGSLAELNRRIAANSTNEADRVPLEMRRFRPNLVVSGTEPFEEDSWARIRVGEAIFRVVKPCARCAITTVDPDRGEFAGKEPLRTLASFRMAKDVFPDKLEELGMEPNYVLFGENLIPENPGVVIRVGDKLEVLETRA; translated from the coding sequence GTGAATGAGTGGTTCAGTGAGGTGCTCGGGCGGAACTGTCAGCTTGTTTTGATGCCCGAATCCACGGAGCGGCACGTCAGCGAGCGGTTTGATCGCGGGGATGATCTGGTCAGCTTTGCGGACGGTTATCCGTTGCTGCTGATCGGCGAGGGTTCGCTTGCGGAGCTGAACCGGCGGATCGCGGCGAATAGTACGAACGAGGCCGACCGCGTTCCGCTCGAGATGCGGCGATTCCGGCCGAACCTTGTCGTTAGCGGCACCGAGCCGTTTGAAGAAGATAGCTGGGCGAGGATCAGGGTTGGCGAGGCCATTTTCCGCGTGGTGAAACCCTGTGCCCGGTGTGCGATCACGACGGTCGACCCCGACCGCGGTGAATTTGCCGGCAAGGAACCGCTCCGGACCCTGGCAAGCTTCCGGATGGCGAAGGACGTTTTTCCCGACAAGCTAGAAGAGCTTGGTATGGAACCCAACTACGTCCTCTTTGGTGAGAATCTAATCCCCGAGAACCCGGGGGTTGTGATCAGGGTTGGCGATAAGCTGGAGGTTCTCGAAACGAGAGCCTAG
- a CDS encoding CSLREA domain-containing protein — MRIYHFSKLLLLFLGLFFALSSDVSGTILRVTTLEDTDDGVCDAHCSLREAVNTASNDDTVIFDQACVEGRFTLRIL; from the coding sequence ATGCGTATCTATCATTTCAGCAAACTTCTGTTACTGTTTCTCGGCCTTTTTTTCGCCCTTTCGTCCGACGTGAGCGGGACAATACTACGGGTTACGACCCTCGAAGATACTGACGATGGTGTTTGCGATGCACACTGCAGCCTCCGCGAGGCGGTCAATACGGCATCGAACGATGACACCGTCATCTTTGACCAAGCCTGCGTGGAGGGACGATTCACCTTACGAATACTTTAA
- a CDS encoding helix-turn-helix domain-containing protein, with translation MENLIDELLDGRILLNEAVAEFEKIYIEKALVRNDEHLSNTAEALGIHRNTLSKRVAEYKAAPKPKPLKAKTKKPRCKTPAKPVPKTRIS, from the coding sequence ATGGAAAACCTGATCGACGAATTGCTCGACGGCCGCATTCTGCTCAATGAAGCGGTCGCCGAGTTCGAGAAGATCTATATCGAAAAAGCGCTCGTGCGAAACGACGAGCACCTCTCGAACACCGCCGAGGCTCTCGGCATCCACCGCAACACGCTTTCGAAGCGCGTCGCCGAATACAAGGCCGCGCCGAAGCCAAAACCGCTCAAAGCAAAAACAAAAAAGCCCCGCTGCAAAACGCCCGCGAAGCCCGTTCCAAAAACAAGAATAAGCTAG
- a CDS encoding DUF2254 domain-containing protein, translated as MTNRLISFWIELRASLWFVPGLMIAASIVLALVLVEVDSTIGNDWTSRYPLLFGVGVDGSRGMLTAIASSMLTVAALVFSLTLNAVNQASGQFTPRIFRNFLRDRANQFVLGYFVSIFAYCLVVLRTIRSGDEEKFVPSIAVVTGLVLAIGGIVVLIFFIHHISASLQISNIIGEIVDETKKSIRTLFPDDLGKPAAEDDDEIDDKLDDVERDWIKVPSSRSGYVKLVDIDDMAEFAADNACVVRMEVGVGSFVGTGSRIVSVLPLDDKEFGDDKIEELNDLLWSREIDH; from the coding sequence ATGACCAATCGATTAATCAGTTTTTGGATCGAGCTTAGGGCGTCGCTGTGGTTTGTCCCCGGTTTGATGATCGCCGCGTCGATCGTCTTGGCACTGGTGCTGGTCGAGGTCGATTCAACGATCGGCAACGATTGGACCTCGCGTTATCCGCTTTTGTTTGGCGTTGGTGTTGATGGGTCGCGGGGAATGCTGACGGCCATTGCGTCGTCGATGCTGACGGTGGCTGCTCTTGTTTTTTCACTTACGCTTAATGCGGTAAATCAGGCTTCCGGGCAGTTCACCCCGCGTATCTTTCGCAACTTTCTTCGCGACAGGGCGAACCAATTCGTCTTGGGATATTTTGTCTCCATTTTCGCGTATTGCCTAGTTGTTTTGCGAACGATCAGAAGCGGCGACGAGGAGAAATTCGTTCCTTCGATCGCGGTCGTTACGGGGCTGGTTCTGGCGATCGGCGGCATCGTCGTTCTGATCTTTTTTATTCACCACATCTCTGCCTCGCTCCAGATCAGCAATATTATCGGCGAGATAGTCGATGAGACAAAGAAGAGCATCCGTACTCTGTTTCCCGATGATCTCGGCAAGCCGGCGGCCGAAGATGATGACGAGATAGATGATAAATTGGATGACGTTGAGCGTGATTGGATAAAGGTGCCATCGTCGCGATCGGGATACGTTAAGCTGGTTGACATTGACGATATGGCCGAGTTTGCGGCCGACAACGCCTGTGTTGTTCGGATGGAAGTAGGGGTTGGTTCGTTTGTCGGCACGGGCTCGCGGATCGTTTCGGTATTGCCGCTGGATGACAAAGAGTTTGGTGACGATAAAATAGAAGAACTCAACGATCTTTTGTGGTCGCGAGAGATCGACCATTGA
- a CDS encoding GlsB/YeaQ/YmgE family stress response membrane protein yields MVSLIIWLILGFLAGYIAKFIMPGPDGGGVILTTLLGVVGAVVGGFLGNAFFGYPMISSFDNIGDNLPSFISSIIGALVVLLLFRLLNGRR; encoded by the coding sequence ATGGTTTCTTTAATTATCTGGTTGATATTGGGATTTTTGGCAGGCTACATTGCCAAATTCATTATGCCCGGCCCGGACGGCGGCGGGGTGATATTGACGACGCTCCTCGGAGTTGTCGGTGCGGTCGTCGGCGGTTTTCTCGGGAATGCTTTCTTCGGATATCCGATGATCAGCTCGTTCGATAACATCGGCGACAACCTTCCGAGCTTTATCTCTTCGATAATCGGAGCCCTCGTGGTCCTCTTGCTGTTTCGCCTTCTAAACGGACGTCGGTAG
- a CDS encoding Crp/Fnr family transcriptional regulator yields the protein MSQNIDADAALRNHLLASIPLQDFQDISPALERVSLRAGQVLHSAGCSFEYVYFPTTALVALLYISGSGTTVGLGLIGSEGVVGIEIFMGVDSDPSLAVVQNAGIAYRMRPGDLRDKCAASPQCRDAALRYTNAMLTQVSQTAVCNRFHPVSQRYARWLLESADRLNTQRLAMTHEQIAGCLGTRRESITLAAHELSVLGIIKIRRGSVTILDRPGLESAACECYEVVSSEYDRLLGTEHGHLQRPDRSHYSFM from the coding sequence ATGTCTCAAAATATAGACGCCGACGCTGCCCTTAGGAATCATCTACTTGCAAGTATCCCGCTGCAGGACTTCCAAGACATAAGTCCCGCTCTTGAGCGCGTATCATTGAGGGCCGGCCAAGTGCTTCATAGTGCCGGATGTAGTTTTGAGTACGTTTACTTCCCGACAACGGCGCTTGTCGCATTGCTATACATTTCCGGATCGGGCACGACCGTCGGGTTAGGTTTGATCGGCAGCGAAGGAGTTGTTGGTATCGAGATCTTTATGGGTGTCGATTCAGACCCGAGCCTGGCGGTTGTGCAAAACGCTGGCATTGCATATCGAATGCGGCCGGGAGATCTGCGTGACAAATGTGCCGCCTCACCTCAGTGCCGCGACGCCGCACTCAGATATACCAACGCCATGTTGACCCAAGTTTCACAAACCGCGGTGTGCAATCGGTTTCATCCGGTTTCACAACGCTACGCCCGATGGCTGCTCGAAAGTGCCGACCGCCTGAACACACAAAGGTTGGCGATGACGCACGAGCAGATCGCCGGCTGTCTGGGTACGCGTCGTGAGAGCATAACCTTGGCGGCCCACGAGCTTTCGGTCTTGGGAATAATAAAGATCCGCCGCGGAAGCGTGACTATACTCGACCGGCCCGGCCTCGAATCCGCCGCATGCGAATGCTATGAGGTCGTTTCGTCCGAATATGACCGTCTGCTCGGAACCGAACACGGCCATTTGCAGAGACCGGACCGGTCGCACTATTCATTCATGTAA
- a CDS encoding DUF2254 domain-containing protein, with protein sequence MFCGRERSTIEQDVGFGLRQLVDIALKALSPGINDTTTAVNCIENLGELMGELASKKFPDRARVADGKHLIIVNAPGFADFLGTAFDQIRMSGKGNSAVFLKLASAIELVAERTGSRSRRSALISQLMLTAEYAEMTLETEDERQRVKKRIDHVRAGLLAAVLETGEDALA encoded by the coding sequence ATCTTTTGTGGTCGCGAGAGATCGACCATTGAGCAGGATGTTGGGTTCGGGCTTCGTCAACTTGTTGATATTGCGCTTAAGGCTTTGTCACCGGGCATCAACGATACGACGACCGCCGTCAATTGCATCGAGAACCTCGGGGAATTGATGGGCGAACTCGCATCAAAGAAATTCCCGGACAGGGCCAGGGTTGCGGATGGCAAGCATTTGATCATTGTGAACGCCCCGGGGTTTGCCGATTTTCTCGGAACGGCCTTTGACCAGATCCGCATGAGCGGCAAGGGCAATTCGGCAGTCTTTTTGAAGCTTGCGTCTGCGATCGAGCTTGTGGCCGAGCGAACTGGCTCGCGGTCACGCCGTTCTGCACTTATAAGCCAATTAATGCTGACCGCGGAATATGCCGAAATGACGCTGGAGACCGAGGACGAGAGGCAACGAGTAAAGAAGCGGATAGACCACGTACGTGCCGGTTTATTAGCGGCTGTCTTAGAGACTGGCGAAGACGCTTTGGCGTAA
- a CDS encoding helix-turn-helix domain-containing protein: protein MAKKAETNNDFFEEIKAGLSAAIEHAEGKRKDLRTTTLPRPPKEMSAGEIVKVRSQLNVSQAVFARYLNISTKTVHSWEQGLGKPNGASLKLLSIVKMNPKILLDM from the coding sequence ATGGCGAAAAAGGCTGAGACGAACAACGATTTTTTTGAAGAGATTAAAGCGGGATTGTCGGCGGCGATCGAGCATGCCGAAGGCAAACGCAAGGACCTTCGCACGACTACGCTTCCGCGTCCGCCGAAAGAAATGTCTGCCGGTGAGATCGTGAAGGTACGCAGCCAGCTCAACGTCTCGCAGGCAGTTTTTGCCCGCTACCTGAACATCTCGACCAAGACCGTCCATTCTTGGGAACAAGGCCTCGGAAAGCCCAATGGCGCCAGCCTCAAGCTACTGTCGATCGTAAAAATGAACCCGAAGATCCTGCTAGATATGTAA
- a CDS encoding carboxypeptidase regulatory-like domain-containing protein, whose translation MDLYSDTAYTGSYNLIGIIDDSSGLNSSPNIWGTASAPLDPVIGPLQNNGGPTFTRALLTGSPAQDKGNSPGVITDQRGYARPHDNASIANSGDGSDIGAYEMLAPSSTSVSISGQVLTSAGKGGQAISGVTIYLADMDGNIQTARTNPMGYYQFHDVPAGETYVVSAQHKRYRFDTKTVNANDEIADLNFAPLF comes from the coding sequence ATGGATCTATATTCTGATACCGCATACACAGGATCCTATAATCTGATCGGCATCATCGACGATAGTTCCGGGCTTAACTCGTCGCCGAATATCTGGGGCACCGCCAGCGCACCGCTAGATCCAGTGATCGGGCCGCTTCAGAATAACGGCGGACCGACCTTTACACGTGCACTACTTACTGGAAGCCCGGCCCAAGATAAGGGAAACAGCCCAGGCGTGATCACAGATCAACGCGGCTACGCCAGGCCCCACGACAACGCGTCCATTGCGAACTCCGGAGACGGAAGCGATATTGGAGCCTATGAAATGCTCGCCCCTTCTTCGACAAGTGTCAGTATCAGTGGGCAGGTTCTAACTTCAGCCGGAAAAGGCGGCCAGGCAATATCCGGCGTCACGATCTATCTGGCCGATATGGACGGCAATATCCAAACGGCGAGAACGAATCCGATGGGCTACTATCAGTTCCACGATGTGCCTGCCGGCGAAACGTATGTCGTTTCTGCACAGCACAAGCGTTACCGGTTCGACACAAAGACCGTCAACGCCAATGACGAGATCGCGGACCTCAACTTCGCACCATTGTTCTAA
- the groL gene encoding chaperonin GroEL (60 kDa chaperone family; promotes refolding of misfolded polypeptides especially under stressful conditions; forms two stacked rings of heptamers to form a barrel-shaped 14mer; ends can be capped by GroES; misfolded proteins enter the barrel where they are refolded when GroES binds): MAKQVVHGEESRSAILRGVNQLADAVKVTLGPKGRNVVIDKKFGSPTITKDGVTVAKEIELKDTLENMGAQMVREVASKTSDVAGDGTTTATVLAQAIFKEGVRTVAAGANPMALKRGIDKAVAEVVTEVSRLAKPVSGDMIAQVGTVSANGDKTIGTIIAEAMDKVGKDGVITVEESKTMDTALEVVEGMQFDRGYLSPYFVTDPDRMEAALDEPMILINEKKISNMRDLLPILEQVAKMGRPLLIIAEDVEGEALATLVVNKLRGTLNVAAVKAPGFGDRRKAMLEDIAILTGGKVISEDLGIKLESITLEDLGKAKKITIDKENTTIVEGGGSAEAIDGRVKTIRTQIDETSSDYDREKLQERLAKLVGGVAVIKVGAATETEMKEKKARVEDAMHATRAAVEEGIVAGGGVALVRAGKVLENFHADENDQDERIGVNIVRRALEEPLRQIAQNAGKEGAVVVEKVISGDDSYGFNAATEKYEDLVAAGVIDPAKVTRSALQNAASIAGLMLTTEAMIADVQDEKSDGGMGGMGGGMGGMGMGM; the protein is encoded by the coding sequence ATGGCAAAACAAGTAGTTCACGGAGAAGAATCACGTTCCGCTATCCTGCGCGGTGTTAACCAGCTTGCGGATGCGGTTAAGGTGACGCTCGGCCCGAAAGGCCGCAACGTCGTCATCGACAAGAAGTTCGGTTCGCCGACCATCACCAAGGACGGCGTAACCGTCGCAAAAGAGATCGAGCTGAAAGATACGCTCGAGAACATGGGTGCACAGATGGTCCGCGAAGTCGCGAGCAAGACCTCGGACGTCGCCGGAGACGGCACGACGACCGCTACGGTCCTCGCACAGGCTATCTTTAAGGAAGGCGTCCGCACGGTCGCCGCGGGTGCAAACCCGATGGCCCTCAAGCGCGGCATCGACAAGGCAGTCGCAGAGGTCGTTACTGAGGTCAGCCGCCTCGCAAAGCCGGTTTCGGGCGACATGATCGCACAGGTCGGCACCGTTTCGGCCAATGGCGACAAGACGATCGGCACCATCATCGCCGAGGCAATGGACAAGGTCGGCAAAGACGGCGTCATCACGGTCGAGGAATCGAAGACGATGGACACCGCTCTCGAAGTTGTCGAAGGTATGCAGTTTGACCGCGGCTACCTCTCGCCGTATTTCGTTACCGACCCGGACCGCATGGAAGCAGCTCTTGACGAGCCGATGATCCTCATCAACGAAAAGAAGATCTCGAACATGCGCGACCTTCTGCCGATCCTCGAACAGGTCGCCAAGATGGGCCGTCCGCTGCTCATCATCGCTGAAGACGTCGAGGGCGAAGCCCTTGCTACGCTCGTCGTCAACAAGCTCCGCGGCACGCTCAACGTCGCAGCCGTTAAGGCACCGGGCTTCGGCGACCGCCGCAAGGCAATGCTTGAAGACATCGCCATCCTGACGGGCGGCAAGGTCATCTCGGAAGACCTCGGCATCAAGCTTGAGTCGATCACCCTTGAAGACCTCGGCAAGGCCAAGAAGATCACCATCGACAAGGAAAACACGACCATCGTTGAAGGCGGCGGCTCGGCCGAAGCTATCGATGGCCGAGTCAAGACCATCCGCACGCAGATCGACGAGACCTCGTCGGACTACGACCGCGAAAAGCTCCAGGAGCGTCTCGCTAAGCTCGTCGGCGGCGTCGCCGTCATCAAGGTCGGAGCGGCTACCGAAACCGAGATGAAGGAAAAGAAGGCCCGCGTTGAGGATGCAATGCACGCAACCCGTGCTGCGGTCGAAGAAGGCATCGTTGCCGGCGGCGGCGTTGCACTCGTTCGTGCCGGAAAGGTCCTTGAGAACTTCCACGCCGATGAGAACGACCAGGACGAGCGTATCGGTGTTAACATCGTTCGCCGTGCACTCGAAGAGCCGCTTCGCCAGATCGCGCAGAACGCCGGTAAAGAAGGCGCTGTGGTCGTCGAAAAGGTCATCTCGGGTGATGATTCGTACGGCTTTAACGCCGCGACCGAGAAGTACGAAGACCTCGTCGCAGCCGGCGTCATCGACCCCGCAAAGGTCACCCGCTCGGCCCTGCAGAACGCGGCCTCGATCGCCGGCCTGATGCTCACCACCGAAGCCATGATCGCTGACGTCCAGGACGAAAAGTCCGACGGCGGAATGGGCGGAATGGGCGGCGGAATGGGCGGCATGGGCATGGGAATGTAA
- a CDS encoding MOSC N-terminal beta barrel domain-containing protein, with protein sequence MKISKINIYPIKSLRGNALSEALVEKRGLRHDRRWMLTDREGMFLTQREVPKMADFGRC encoded by the coding sequence ATGAAAATTTCCAAGATAAACATTTATCCGATCAAATCGCTTCGCGGGAACGCACTTTCCGAGGCGTTGGTTGAGAAACGCGGGTTGCGACATGACCGGCGGTGGATGCTGACGGACCGCGAGGGGATGTTCCTGACGCAGCGGGAAGTGCCAAAAATGGCTGATTTCGGTAGATGTTAG
- a CDS encoding right-handed parallel beta-helix repeat-containing protein translates to MIIRDGADPGGRGGGIYLDSFATLFLTDCVITNNHAAFGGGIRSFLGFLRIKDCTIANNTSDGPGGGAGIEARMDGGNMEIVNSTITGNVAMDGRAGSS, encoded by the coding sequence TTGATCATTCGTGATGGTGCTGATCCAGGCGGTCGCGGCGGCGGTATCTACCTGGACTCCTTCGCAACCTTATTTCTTACTGACTGCGTGATCACCAACAACCACGCCGCCTTTGGCGGCGGTATCCGTTCGTTTCTTGGCTTTCTACGCATCAAAGACTGCACTATCGCAAACAATACGAGCGACGGCCCGGGCGGCGGGGCCGGCATCGAAGCCCGAATGGATGGCGGAAACATGGAAATAGTTAACAGCACGATAACCGGCAATGTCGCAATGGACGGACGGGCGGGATCAAGCTAA
- a CDS encoding carboxypeptidase regulatory-like domain-containing protein gives MRLLNSTVVDNHPFGTGNARVGGIYTEGSTISLTGIYNSIIARNTGEIPDLRLGAGDYNLIGIGTGSSCENGGCPYSKVGTPQDPLDPMLGPLTDNGRGLPIFSPLTTSPAINAGFSVFSQPYFFSDFSTDQRGFTRIANKVIDLGSVEFGATPVPKLSEVRGRVVSATGRGVSGARLILTDDKGESRYAMTNSSGYYRFDGIAPDVTVTVEVAGKRHRSSPQTLFVEEEREYLDFRVD, from the coding sequence ATGCGCCTTTTAAATAGCACAGTAGTCGATAATCATCCGTTCGGCACCGGCAACGCTCGTGTCGGCGGTATTTATACCGAGGGCTCAACGATATCTCTAACCGGAATTTACAACTCGATCATTGCCCGCAACACCGGCGAGATACCAGACCTCAGGCTTGGTGCGGGCGACTACAACTTGATCGGGATCGGAACCGGTTCTTCATGCGAGAACGGAGGTTGCCCTTACAGCAAGGTTGGGACACCCCAAGACCCCCTCGACCCCATGCTCGGACCATTGACCGACAACGGTCGCGGACTTCCGATCTTTTCGCCACTGACAACTAGCCCGGCAATTAACGCGGGGTTCAGCGTTTTTAGTCAACCGTATTTTTTTTCGGATTTTTCGACCGACCAGCGTGGTTTTACCCGGATCGCAAACAAGGTCATCGACCTCGGTTCGGTCGAGTTTGGCGCGACGCCGGTTCCGAAACTCTCCGAAGTTCGCGGGCGTGTCGTTTCCGCGACCGGACGTGGAGTTTCCGGCGCCCGTCTTATCCTGACCGATGACAAAGGAGAGTCAAGGTACGCAATGACAAATTCCTCCGGCTACTATCGCTTCGACGGGATCGCTCCGGATGTGACGGTAACCGTTGAGGTCGCGGGAAAGCGGCATCGATCTTCGCCGCAAACTCTTTTCGTCGAAGAGGAGCGTGAATACCTCGACTTCAGAGTGGACTGA
- a CDS encoding co-chaperone GroES — protein sequence MATTIKPLHDRVILRRIEDNVNQTAGGLFIPDSAKEKPQEGEVIAAGEGKYKEDGTRQQLDVKAGDRVLFGKYSGSEIKLDGEEFLIMREDEILGIISRAGEAAK from the coding sequence ATGGCAACAACCATCAAACCACTTCATGACCGCGTGATATTGCGTCGGATAGAAGACAACGTTAACCAGACGGCAGGCGGGCTCTTCATCCCGGACTCTGCTAAAGAAAAGCCGCAGGAAGGCGAGGTCATCGCCGCCGGCGAAGGCAAATATAAAGAGGACGGAACACGTCAGCAGCTTGATGTTAAAGCAGGTGACCGCGTTCTTTTCGGCAAGTACAGCGGCAGCGAGATCAAGCTCGATGGCGAGGAATTCCTCATCATGCGCGAAGACGAGATCCTCGGCATCATTTCAAGGGCCGGCGAAGCCGCTAAATAG